In Phycisphaerae bacterium, the DNA window TCCGCCCGTTGTCGGATGAAAAGTACCGCTCCATCGTATCGAGCGTGTCGCTCCGCATCGTCGTGCCGACGTAGCGAAGCTTCTCCACGCCCGTTGAACGCGTGTAAAAGGCCTGGGCGTCCGTCCGCTTGCCCTGACCGCGAGTCTCGACGAATACATCCTTGCTCTTAAGCCGCATCGGCGTCCTCCCGGTCCTTCACAACCCCCAGGACCTCACCGTCGTTGCGGGCCACGATCCGATGGCCGGGCGGAACCATCAGAAAATCGCCGCCCTCCCATTCGCCCCGAAACAGCCGCTCCAGCAGCGACCATTCGCCCTTTCGCAAGTCAAACGTCCAGCCGTTGCGCTCCGCCTCCTGGCGCGAACGCTCGATAAACGCCCGCTCGTCCGTCACGTCCATCTCCAGGTAGCAGATCCGATCGTAGTGCTGCAGCCCGCCGCCCATCGTCTCGGCGATGAAGTCCGCGTTCTCCTTGCCGTACTTGGCGACGAGCTGCTCGTAATCCTGATCCAGTCCGAGTTTCGACATCACCCCTTGCGAGCCGGTGACCTCCGGATTGTCCCGCTCCATCCAGCCGGTGGTGTGGTAGTAGGTGCCCGGGTGGGCGTCAAAGTACCGCTGAAACGACGAGCGGCTGCCGAAAAAAAACGTGATGCAGTCATGGGCCTTGGGAATCACCAGCGGAACCGATCGCGCGGTCAGGCCCGCCAGCCCGTCGTTGCACCGCGCGTAACCCAGCAGGATCGCCCGATACCCAGCCTCCCGACCGATCCGGTCCACCGCCTCCTGCAGGCGGGCCAGCATGTCCGTCCGCTCCAGGTCGTGCAGGCCCTTGGGAAAGAACTCCACGTCCACCCGAAGCGGACTCTCAGCCGCCAGCTTGCACGCCTCGCGGTAGATGATCTCACAGCCGATAAACTTGAGCTTATCGTCGGCGTTGAACAGAATCACGCGCGCTCCCTTCACATCAGGCCCGACCACGTCCGGTCCGCGTTGCGCGGCGTCCGTCTATTCTATATTCTACCATATCCGCCCGGAACCGTCGCTTTTCGCGGCTACTCCCTGGCCAGCTTCCGGATCCGGTCGGCCAACGCCCGCCACATCAACCGTCGCGGCTCCACCCGGCTGGACCAGAACCGATCCGCCTCAGCCTCGATCACCAGCCCGCGGAACGCCCGGCGGAAATCCATCAGTGACGGTGTGATCTCTTCAAAACTCCGGACCCCGCCGTCCAGGTACTTGCGGACCTCAAAAACGTTGACCCGCGCCTCGCCCCAGAGTTTCGGGCAGATCAGCCGCCCCGCCGGAAGCGTCTGGCTGTCGAAGTGCCGGCACCACGTGTCGAGCTGCTGCACCGCCTCCTGGGCCCGCCACAGCCGCTCGTTCCGCTTGACCCCCTGTTCGGGCGAGTCGGTGCCGTACAGCCGCTTCCACGCCGCCTTCAGATCGCGATCCACCGAATACCGGCCGCGCATCAGCGCCTGGTTGCACACGATCAGGCTGTCCCAACTCGACTCGATCGGCTCCGAACACGTCAGCAGCGTGCCGTAGCGCGACCACGCGGTCATCGCCACCCCGCGAAGCTTGTACTGCCGCGCCGTCTGATGCCACAGGCGATTGTTCTCCGCCCGGTTCGCCACGATCGGACGATTGGCGTCCACGCCGCATGCCCCCTTGTACGCCGACCCGCCCCACGACTCCAGTCCCGCCTTCGCCGCCCGACGCATGTCCTGCGGCGCCACAAACGCGAAAAGCGGTTTGGGATCCGGCGAGTAACCCCAGAACATCAGGTCCGCCCGGCCCGCCAGTTGCCTGAGCTGCGAAACCGGCCAGTTCCGGGCCATGTCGTGCCAGATGATCGCCCGCACGCCGGCTGCATTGACCCGATCGATGATCGGATTCATGTGCGACAGGAACAGCGACGCCTTGTCGTGCTCCGCGACGTACCGGCGGCACTTGGCACACGTGCCCAGCGACCAGACCTCGTCGGCCCCGAGATGGAAGTGGCTCAGCCCGAACTCCTCGTGCAGCTTCAGCACGTCGTCGATCATCCGCCCCACCGCTTCGCCCGACTCCGGGTGCAGCGGGCACAGATCGCGAGGGTCATCCTTGCGCTCGCGCAGCTTGCGGTACTTGGGAATCACCAGCAAACTCTCAAGATGCCCGAACGTCTGGACCAGCGGAATCACCGACAGCTTCGCCTTCCTGGCCGCAGCCAGAAAATCACGCACCGTCTTCGGCGAATACGTGTAGTCCCGCTTCATCTCCGGAAAATGCCGGAAGGGAATCGTGTCCTCCCACTCCACCAGCATGCCCGTCACGCCCAGCGAGGCCAGAAAACCCGGCAACTCCACCAGCCGCTTGGAACTCGGTGGCATGCCCTTAAAGTCCAAATGCACGAGCCGCTCGAACGACATAAAACCGCTCCTTCTCGTTAATGCCTGCAAACAAACAAGATGGCCATTGTACCCGCCCGAACCGCCAAATCAAGCACCCGCGCCTTTCCAAAAGGCCGCGACGCCGAATCGCCTCTTGGCCTGCCGCCGCCGATGCTCTACAATGGATTCGTCCAGCCGGACTGTACCATGACGGTTGGTTTGCAGTGGAAGGGTGGTCTATGAATCTTCCCGTCGATCAAATACTCCAGGGCGACTGCACCGATATCCTCCAGCGGCTGCCCGAACGCAGCGCCGATCTGATCTTCGCCGATCCGCCCTACAACCTCCAGTTGCACCACGAGCTCTGGCGGCCCAACCTCACGAGGGTCGACGCCGTCGACGACGAGTGGGACAAGTTCGACGACTTCCGCCAGTACGACCAGTTCACCGAACGATGGCTCACCGGCTGCCGCCGCGCCCTTAAAGACACCGGAACCATCTGGGTGATCGGCAGCTACCACAACATCTTCCGCATCGGCCGGATCATGATGGACCTGGGCTTCTGGATCCTCAACGACGTGCTGTGGATCAAAACCAACCCGATGCCCAACTTCCGCGGCGTCCGCTTCACCAACGCCCACGAGACCCTCATCTGGGCCCAGAAATCCAGGGACCAGAAAAAGTACACCTTCAACCACCACGCGATGAAGATGCTCAACGACGAAAAACAAATGCGAAGCGACTGGGAAATACCCCTCTGCACCGGCCGGGAACGCTGCGCCGTCAACGGCAAAAAGGCCCACGCCACCCAGAAGCCCGAGGCCCTCCTCTACCGGATCATCACCGCCGCCAGCAATCCCGGCGACGTCGTCCTCGATCCCTTCTTCGGCTCCGGCACCACCGGCGCCGTCGCCAGAAAACTCAACCGCCGCTGGATCGGCATCGA includes these proteins:
- a CDS encoding family 20 glycosylhydrolase — its product is MSFERLVHLDFKGMPPSSKRLVELPGFLASLGVTGMLVEWEDTIPFRHFPEMKRDYTYSPKTVRDFLAAARKAKLSVIPLVQTFGHLESLLVIPKYRKLRERKDDPRDLCPLHPESGEAVGRMIDDVLKLHEEFGLSHFHLGADEVWSLGTCAKCRRYVAEHDKASLFLSHMNPIIDRVNAAGVRAIIWHDMARNWPVSQLRQLAGRADLMFWGYSPDPKPLFAFVAPQDMRRAAKAGLESWGGSAYKGACGVDANRPIVANRAENNRLWHQTARQYKLRGVAMTAWSRYGTLLTCSEPIESSWDSLIVCNQALMRGRYSVDRDLKAAWKRLYGTDSPEQGVKRNERLWRAQEAVQQLDTWCRHFDSQTLPAGRLICPKLWGEARVNVFEVRKYLDGGVRSFEEITPSLMDFRRAFRGLVIEAEADRFWSSRVEPRRLMWRALADRIRKLARE
- a CDS encoding site-specific DNA-methyltransferase, translated to MNLPVDQILQGDCTDILQRLPERSADLIFADPPYNLQLHHELWRPNLTRVDAVDDEWDKFDDFRQYDQFTERWLTGCRRALKDTGTIWVIGSYHNIFRIGRIMMDLGFWILNDVLWIKTNPMPNFRGVRFTNAHETLIWAQKSRDQKKYTFNHHAMKMLNDEKQMRSDWEIPLCTGRERCAVNGKKAHATQKPEALLYRIITAASNPGDVVLDPFFGSGTTGAVARKLNRRWIGIEREPAYVEVARKRIADVQPSTADDELLTTPSKRTEPRIPFGALLEHGLLQPGQKLHSKDKTHTATVAADGSLILNGFRGSIHAAGARAQNAPTCNGWHFWHYEQDDRLIPIDDLRTRYRADLAATPCHPD
- a CDS encoding DUF1638 domain-containing protein — translated: MILFNADDKLKFIGCEIIYREACKLAAESPLRVDVEFFPKGLHDLERTDMLARLQEAVDRIGREAGYRAILLGYARCNDGLAGLTARSVPLVIPKAHDCITFFFGSRSSFQRYFDAHPGTYYHTTGWMERDNPEVTGSQGVMSKLGLDQDYEQLVAKYGKENADFIAETMGGGLQHYDRICYLEMDVTDERAFIERSRQEAERNGWTFDLRKGEWSLLERLFRGEWEGGDFLMVPPGHRIVARNDGEVLGVVKDREDADAA